A genome region from Anastrepha ludens isolate Willacy chromosome 3, idAnaLude1.1, whole genome shotgun sequence includes the following:
- the LOC128858321 gene encoding sugar transporter SWEET1 isoform X2, with product MHVISKSSVLTLKMGVLMGDPATIQVNILGFAINVVFLTAFYWYASNEFKMKIWAKIGFAGAFTVACLAYATFEDPKKIEFRFGMLITGILLFLVGSPLLHLNKIIEKKSTAGMPFPIILTGTMVTASWGLYAISIRNPMMAYQNLFLFLLSSIQLSLFVIYPNTPQTSEQSVTHSPSSLEHKMSNAKTSLSSSSNNVSKKIN from the exons ATGCATGTCATTTCTAAAAG CTCAGTTCTAACCTTAAAGATGGGTGTATTGATGGGTGATCCCGCCACTATACAGGTGAATATTCTTGGTTTCGCCATTAACGTCGTTTTCTTGACTGCATTCTATTGGTATGCTTCAAATgagtttaaaatgaaaatatgggCAAAGATTGGATTTGCTGGTGCTTTTACGGTAGCTTGCTTAGCCTATGCTACTTTTGAAGACCCGAAGAAGATTGAATTCCGTTTTGGCATGCTCATTACTGGCATACTACTGTTTCTAGTTGGTTCACCACTTTTGCATctcaataaaataattgaaaagaagAGTACAGCGGGTATGCCATTTCCTATTATATTAACTGGTACGATGGTTACAGCATCTTGGGGGTTGTACGCAATTTCTATACGAAATCCAATGATGGCC TACCAAAACTTATTCCTATTTTTATTGAGTTCTATAcaattatcgctgtttgttaTTTACCCGAACACACCACAAACTTCTGAGCAATCAGTGACCCATTCACCATCTTCTTTGGAACACAAGATGTCTAATGCTAAAACATCACTTTCTTCGTCAAGCAACAATGTTAGCAAGAAGATAAATTGA
- the LOC128858320 gene encoding deubiquitinase OTUD6B: protein MSHLTTESELSEALSGISLEDVLTRHRRERKNLQAKIQALKKNAPKNDKKKRKETMEEVARLESDLEKRQAAELAELEETQQKEEPSSQRTSDEQQDDLKQELCNDEGEENTCTTQRVSKAQKRREKKEREARQREEDIRAAAEDAKFAPKAVEARTIQAKLLDRKLAPHSIPSDGDCLYNAVRHQLSQNGLAAHSVQELRNETANYIRAHKDALICYMTNTKTGNLLTDSEFEQYCETLRTTPAWGGQIELKALSSVLKVPIEVLQAEGPPTTQGADEFAGPNLLITYHRHMYSLGEHYNSTVPIDQADTGNTNESG from the coding sequence ATGTCGCATTTGACCACCGAATCTGAACTGTCTGAAGCCTTGTCTGGCATATCACTAGAGGATGTGCTCACTAGACATCGGCGGGAGCGCAAGAATTTGCAAGCTAAAATACAGGCCTTGAAAAAAAATGCtccaaaaaatgataaaaagaaACGTAAAGAAACAATGGAAGAAGTGGCACGCTTGGAGAGCGACTTAGAAAAACGGCAAGCTGCTGAATTAGCGGAGCTAGAAGAAACACAACAGAAGGAAGAACCCTCTTCGCAAAGAACATCAGATGAGCAGCAAGACGATTTAAAACAGGAGTTGTGCAATGACGAAGGAGAAGAAAACACATGTACTACTCAACGCGTTTCCAAAGCACAAAAACGACGCGAAAAGAAGGAGAGGGAAGCCAGGCAACGAGAGGAGGATATACGAGCTGCCGCTGAGGACGCAAAATTTGCGCCAAAAGCTGTTGAGGCACGTACTATACAGGCAAAGTTGTTGGATCGAAAGTTAGCTCCACATAGCATACCCTCCGATGGTGATTGTCTCTACAATGCAGTTCGCCATCAGTTATCTCAAAACGGATTAGCGGCCCACAGTGTACAAGAACTACGAAATGAAACTGCTAATTATATACGCGCTCATAAGGATGCACTTATTTGTTATATGACAAATACAAAAACTGGTAATTTGCTTACCGACTCTGAATTTGAGCAATACTGTGAGACACTACGTACTACCCCAGCGTGGGGTGGGCAAATTGAATTAAAAGCTCTATCTTCGGTATTAAAAGTACCTATTGAAGTGCTGCAGGCGGAAGGACCACCTACTACGCAGGGAGCAGACGAGTTTGCGGGTCCAAATCTATTAATAACTTATCACCGGCACATGTATAGTCTGGGTGAGCACTACAATTCAACCGTACCCATAGACCAAGCAGATACCGGCAATACCAATGAGAGTGGATAG
- the LOC128858322 gene encoding exosome complex component CSL4: MELQSSLATSSNLEDIKEVVCLPGQRICLSEETIVAGQGTYERGGYIYATLAGTVRVKEKDKCKYIEVKCAGSQTIVPVAGDVITARVLQVNQRFAKCSIICIGDHILERTYRGIVRKEDVRATEKDRVEMYKSFRAGDVILARVLPQTELSCYQLSTAENELGVVVATSSESGASGPPMVPVSWTEMQCPDTLVKEPRKVAKIVAESSLKTELPQEK; the protein is encoded by the exons ATGGAACTTCAGTCCAGTCTTGCTACCTCAAGTAATTTAGAGGATATAAAAGAGGTTGTATGTTTACCGGGACAAAGAATATGTCTTTCCGAGGAGACCATAGTTGCAGGTCAAGGCACATATGAACGGGGCGGTTACATTTACGCTACATTGGCTGGTACCGTGCGGGTTAAAGAAAAGGACAAG TGTAAATATATCGAAGTAAAATGTGCTGGCAGTCAGACTATTGTACCTGTAGCAGGCGATGTAATAACGGCGCGTGTCCTCCAAGTGAATCAACGTTTTGCAAAGTGTTCCATAATCTGCATCGGAGACCACATACTTGAACGTACGTATAGAGGAATTGTACGAAAGGAAGATGTTCGTGCCACCGAAAAGGATCGTGTCGAAATGTATAAATCATTTCGTGCGGGCGATGTCATACTAGCCCGAGTG CTTCCTCAAACAGAGTTATCCTGTTATCAACTAAGTACTGCGGAAAATGAATTAGGCGTAGTGGTTGCGACTTCTAGTGAAAGTGGTGCGAGTGGACCACCAATGGTGCCTGTTAGTTGGACGGAAATGCAATGTCCCGATACATTAGTAAAGGAACCTCGGAAAGTTGCGAAAATAGTTGCAGAAAGTTCCTTAAAAACAGAGCTGCCACAAGAGAAGTAG